A stretch of DNA from Paenibacillus albus:
ACGAGCACATCGTTCTCTTCGACCCCATCTTCGTCAAAAGGAGCAATGTTTAATTCCTCACCGGACTTGATCGCCAGCACATTACATCTATAATTCGCCCGAATATCGAGCTGCTTTAATGTTTTGCCCACCAATTCAATCGGAGCCTTCAGCTCTACAATGCTATAGTCCTTCGACAGCTCAATAAACTCAAGGATATTCGGAGACACTAAGTTGTGCGCAAGCCGCATGCCCATGTCGCGCTCTGGGAATACAATCTTGTCCGCTCCAATCTTGCTCAGCAATTTGCCATGGAGCTCATTTTGCGCTTTCACGATGACTTGCTTCACGCCGAGTTCCTTCAGTATCAATACAGTTAGGATGCTCGCTTGGATATCCGCGCCGATCGCCACAACGACCACATCGAAATTCGAGATGGCAAGTGAGCGAAGCGTATCCTCATCTGTTGTATCCGCAGAAACCGCGTGAGTGGCCCAGTCCGAGACGTCCTGAATAATCTGCTCGCTCCGATCTATGGCAAGCACATCGAATCCAAGCTCCATTAACGTAGTGGCCACGCTGGAGCCGAAACGCCCCATTCCGATTACCGCAAACTGCTTCTTAGCCAAGCTTATGTACCTCCCTGACCAATGGTCGACAACCTTTCGCCTAGTATATCATAATTACCGAATTTATCCGAATGGACACCCTGCTGCATTTCGGCATGAAATGAACCGCGGCAGGAGATATTAACTGTCGAATCTGTAGTTAAGATGGAGGGATCAGGTTGAACAATCTTGATTTGCGGCAGGCAATCGTGCGTCGGGTACAAAATAAAAATGGCGAGGAACTGACCGACGTGATCGAAAGCTCCATCGGCAATGATGAAAAAACTCTTCCCGGGCTCGGCGTTCTGTTCGAAATGATATGGCGAAGCAGCGAGAAGCCCGATCAGGAGCGTATGGTCGGGGTACTGTACAATGAACTGAATGGCGTAGACGAGAACGCGCCGCCAAGTCCGAGTTAAGCTAATTACGAATAGAACCAGCCACAATAGTCACAACAAAAACAGCTTGCCCACTGACGAGTCTAATCATCCCAGCGTACAGCCGAGAAGACTAGATTGTCCGCTGGACAAGCTGTCTTTAGTTTATCTTTACTGCAAACAGAGGGCCTCTTACAGAGATGGTTCGCTCTCGAGAACCGGCATTGCCTCTGGACGCTCGCAAGTGCTTTCCATCGTGTAATGCTTGCCATCACGGGAAGCGTCATGGAAGCCATGCATCGCTTCAAGCACGTGATACGCCATCGCGCCGTTCGCACGGTGCGTGCGGCCTTCCACGATTGCGCGTGCCATATCCGCTACGCCAATACCGCGATTGTTGTCTGTATTACCGTGTGTAAGTGCGACTTCTTCCCACTCGCCGCCCAGCTTGCGAACCTTCACTGGACCGCCGAAGGTGTTCGGGTCTGGCACAAGAATCGAGCCTTCGCTGCCATGCACTTCGATGTTTGGAAGCGATGTGCCTGCTTTCGTATCGAAGCTTGTGATAAGCGTGCCAACTGCACCGCTATGGAAATCAAGCACGCCGGCAATATGTGTAGGCGTCTCGACTGTAATGACTTTGCCGTTCTTCTTCTCGCTCGTAATGGTACGCTCTGGGTACGAGATGACAGCGGAGCCTGTCACTCTACGGATTGGACCGAGCAGAGTAATATATGCAGTCAAGTAGTATGGACCCATATCGAACATTGGACCGCCGCCAAGCTCATAGAAGAACTCCGGATCCGGATGCCAGCCCTCTGGACCGCCGCCGAGCATGAAGCCCGAGATCGAGACAGGCGTTCCGATCGCACCGTCGTCAATAAGCTTACGGCAAGTTTGGATACCGCCGCCAAGGAAGGTTTCAGGCGCGCTAGCTACACGAAGCCCTTTTGCAGCAGCCAGCTCAAGCACCTTCTTGCCTTCTTCGCGTGTAACCGCAAGAGGCTTCTCCACGTACACATGCTTGCCCGCTTCCAGAGCCTGCAAGCAGACCGATGCATGAGCTTTCGGAATCGTCAGATTCACGACAATTTCAATCTCAGGATCAGCCAGCAGCTGCTCTACCGTATAGGCCTTCTCAAGACCGAACTCTTCCGCACGCTGCTTCGCACGCTCCAGATCGATATCAGCTGCAGCGACAAGATCAATCTCGTCATACTTTTTCAAGTTCGTAAAATAGATCTGGCTGATATTCCCGCAGCCTACAACGCCGACTTTCACTCGTTTCATACTCGAACGCGCTCCTCTAACTATGTAGTCCTAATAAAAGAATCAGCTTGCCCAAGGCGGGCAAGCTGCTCTTGTTCATTCCTATAGTGTATCGTTATTTCGATTGTGCTTCAAGCGCAGGCATCGGCTCTGGACGCGTGCACGTGCTGTGCATCTCGTAATGCTTGCCTTCACGGGAAGCATCGTGAATGCCGTGCATCGCCTCAAGCACATGGTACGCCATCGTGCCGTTCGCACGGTGCTCGCCGCCTTCGCGAATCGCGCGCGCCATATCCGCTACGCCGATACCGCGGTTGTTGTCGGTATAGCCGTGCGTGAGCTCGATCTCTTCCCAGTCGCCACCTCTGCGACGCAGCTTCACAACGCCGCCGAAGCCGTTCGGATCTGGTACGAGCAGCGTGCCTTCACTACCGTGAATTTCAATGTTCGGCAGCGAAGTGCCAGCCGCAGCATCGAAGCTCGTCAGCAGTGTGCCGATCGTGCCATTCTCGAAATCAAGCACACCGGTAATGTTCGTCGGCGTCTCCACTTCGATGATTTTGCCGCGCTTCTTCTCGCTCGTAATCGTTCTTGTCGGATGCGAGATGCGCGCCGAGCCCGTTACGCGCTTGATCGGTCCGAGCAGCGTAACGAACGCGGTCAGATAGTAAGGACCCATATCGAACATCGGGCCGCCGCCGATCTCATAATAGAACTCAGGGTCCGGATGCCAGCTCTCATGACCTCCGCAGAGCATGAATCCTGTTGCGGACACCGGCGTGCCGATTGCCCCATCATCAATAAGCTTGCGGCAAGTTTGGATGCCGCCGCCAAGGAACGTCTCCGGCGCGCTTGCGACGCGAAGGCCTTTCTCTGCAGCAAGCTTCAGCACTTGCTGGCCTTCTTCGCGCGTCACAACGATTGGCTTCTCCACATACACGTTCTTGCCTGCTTCAAGCGCTTTTAAGCAGACCGAAGCATGTGCCTTCGGAATCGTCAGATTGACGACGATCTCTATCTCCGGATCAGCGAGCAGCTCATCGACTGTATACGCCTTCTCCAGGTTGAACTCTTGCGCACGGCTCCGAGCGCGTTCAATATCAATATCCGCTGCGGCTACCAGCTCTACCTCGGGATATTTCTTCAAATTCGTAAAATACACATGGCTGATATTTCCGCAGCCGATAATGCCAACTTTAACGCGATTCATGGATCAGTACGCCTCCTCTAATCTTGGATGATTCCAATTCAACAACCGTTTGTTTACTTCGCTGCCCACAGGAAGCCGCGGCGCATCAGCTCAAGCGTTTGCGGCATCGCCACAATGTTCGCTTGGTGACCGAGCGAGTTGTAGTATACGCGGCCCTGACCCCATGTTTTTGTCCAAACGATCGGCATCAGCACATCTCCGAACGACGTGGTAGCATGTACCTTAATCGCTGGATCAACATGCATATAATATTTCTCCGTACATACTTCGAAATCGCCGATGCCCTTCGTCAGCGGATCATCCTCGCTCACCATGTTCACATCGTAGATCACGCCGTCATTGCCCGGATGAGCAACCCACTGTCCGCCAACCATGTACTGATAGTCGACATCATTGCGGAACGAATCGCCCATACCGCCGTGGCAGCCAGCGATGCCGCAGCCGGCAGCAACAGTATCAAGCAGCGGACGAAGCTGCTCTTGCGTAATCGAACCCATCGTCCAGATTGGCACGATCAGATCAAGCGATGCCATCAGTTCTGCATCCGTATATGCATCCAGCGTATCCGATACGGTTACGTCGAACCCTTCTTCCTTCAACACGCCTTCACAAATTTCTGCGACTTCCTTCGGCTGATGACCATCCCAGCCGCCCCAAACGATGAGTGCTTTTTTCATTGGTGATACCATCCTTCTTACTAAAGTGTGTTTATCTCAGCTCTGAAATCGAAACCCAACGGCGTTCCTCAATCGACTTATCAACCGCTTCCAATACAGCTTGGCACTCTACGCCGTCCACGAAGTTCGGTACTGGCTGGCGATCTTCTTCAATCGCAAGCATGAATTCATGGAACTCATGAGTGAACGTGTGCTCATAGCCGATACTGTGACCAGCCGGCCACCAAGCCTCGCTGTAAGCGTGTGCACCTTCTGTCGCATGGACACGGCGGAAGCCTTGTACGTCAGCGGCATCATCCGTGAAGAACACTTCCAGCTCATTAACGCGTTCAAAATCAAACTTGATGCTGCCCTTGCTGCCGTTAATTTCGAATGAGTTCGTGCAGCGGTGGCCAGGTGCGAAGCGAGTCGCTTCAATGCTGCCAAGCGCGCCGTTTGCGAAACGAGCAAGGAACAATGTCGCATCGTCAACGGTAACTGCGCCGCGCGGAGCATCTTTGTCCGCCTTTTTGCTAAGCCCCGTATTCAGCTCGCTTGAAGATGCTTCGAGTGGACGCTCTTTGACAAACGTCTCGCTCATGCCGATAACCTCTTTGATATCGCCAACGAGGAAACGAGCCATGTCGATGACATGCGCGCCAAGGTCGCCGTGTGCGCCGGAACCCGCAATATCCTTCTGCAAGCGCCATACCAGTGGGAACGAAGGATCAACGATCCAATCTTGCAGGAAGAAGCCGCGGAAGTGATAAATTTCACCGAGCCGGCCTTCTGTAACGAGCTTCTTAGCCAGCTGAATCGCTGGAGCGAAACGGTAGTTGAAGCCAACCATATGCTTCACGCCAGCTTCCTCAGCCGCGTTCAGCATTTCAATCGAATCTGCCAGATTAAGCGCAAGCGGCTTCTCGCAGAAAATATGTTTACCCGCTTTAGCGGCTGCAATTGCAATTTCTTTATGCGCGTCGCTTGGCGCGTTGATGTCGACCAAATCAACATCGTCACGGGCAATCAGCTTGCGCCAGTCCGTCTCCGCTTGCTCCCAGCCGTATTGTGCGCGCGCTTGCTCAAGTGCTACAGGGTCACGTCCGCAAATAACAGCCATCTCTGGGCGAACGACCTTCGGGAAGAACATCGGAAGTGCGCGATAGCCATTGCTATGGGCCTTCCCCATAAATTTATAACCAATCATACCGACTCGAATTTTGCTCATCTTCTCATTTCATCCTCTCAAGCGAATTAGGTTTACTTACATCAATTAATCGCGAGTTTCTCTGAATACTTGGGATGATGCACGTTCAATCAGTCTCACAGGCAGTCTGATTTCGAAAGGGGCTGGCGATTCGTTCTCCGACATCGCATCGAGCAGCCGTGAAGCCGCTTCGCAGCCGACCTCGTAGAACGGAACGCGTATGGAGCTTAGCTGCGGCTCGGTCATCCGAGAGACGTCGGAGTCGTCGCAGCCGACAAGCGCAAGATGCTCGCCTATACGAATGCCAAGCTCTTTAAGTCCTTGCATGAGCCCGATGGCCATCCGGTCGTTTGCGGCAATGACCGCATCCGCTTCGCCGCTCTCCACCAGCTTTGCAACCGCTTCCGAATTTCCGTAGCCGCTCTTTCGGCTATAGTTGCCGACGAGAACATGCTCAGGCTTATACGGCAGCCCTGCTTCCTTCAGCGCCTGCTGGTAACCTTTCAGTCGATCTAAGCTGTTCGAATACTCCGCCGGACCGTTCAAGAAAATGATGCGGCGATAGCCTTGTTTCACAAGATGTTTGCCTGCATGATAGCTGCCCATACGCTGATCGGCATCTACGGTGCTGAATGCTTCACCTTCGAAACGCTGATTGACCAGGCAGAACGGGAACTCTCCGTCTTTCAACTCTCGCAGTGCTGCCCGTTCGGAAGGAACGTCCTGTGCACCTAAGACGATGCAGCCGTCAATCTTCTGCGTTCGAAACAAGCTGGCGTAATCCCGTGGCTCATGAGGTTCACGGAACAACAGCAGCAGATCATACCCCCGCTGCTTGGCCGTTATCCCAATGCCGCTTAACACTTCAGAGAAGTAGTGCGTAGAGAAGAGATTCACTTTCGGCAGCATAGGCAGGATGACGCCAAGGTTGCCGCTTCTGCGCAGCGCAAACCGCTGTGCCAGCGCATTCGGAACATACCCCAGCAGATTAGCCGCTTCCATAACCCGTCTCGCTGTTTCTTCCTTCACGTTATCAGCGCCGCTTAATACGCGGGACACTGTCGCTTCCGATACGCCTGCAAGCTCCGCAACTTTTCTACGAATAAGCCCTTCCTCCCTTCCATGTTACTGGAAATGTACACGCGTACATTTTCTCATGCAAAAAAGCGCCTGTCAATATGTAAGATTACGACTTCAGGCGCTTTGTCTGATATTTTTAGAAGCTGTTCGGGTGCGGCGGACTCGGCGGCGGGAGCGCTTCGCTGCGATCCTTCGCGGCGCTGACCATAAGCATAATGGCTGTGATGATATGCATAATCATGCCGACAAAAGGAATCCAGGCAACAACGGAAGTAATAATGCCGAGAATGCTGCCTCGCTTGGATTTATCCTCCTTCGAGCAGAAAACAAGCGTAACGATATGAAGAATTAACATGACAAACAGCGGGGTCCACGCCATGGAGATCACGAATAGTCCCCCGATAATCGGAATGCCTAGAAAAGCTTCAATCCCGCCGGAAACCCAGCGTAGTACGCGTGAAGTTGACATACTCAGCTCTCTCCTCTCCAATTAAAAAGCCGGCCAAGGACTTGTAAAAAGCGTCCTTAACCGGCTGTTGGTCATGCTT
This window harbors:
- a CDS encoding potassium channel family protein yields the protein MAKKQFAVIGMGRFGSSVATTLMELGFDVLAIDRSEQIIQDVSDWATHAVSADTTDEDTLRSLAISNFDVVVVAIGADIQASILTVLILKELGVKQVIVKAQNELHGKLLSKIGADKIVFPERDMGMRLAHNLVSPNILEFIELSKDYSIVELKAPIELVGKTLKQLDIRANYRCNVLAIKSGEELNIAPFDEDGVEENDVLVIAGRSKDISKLELDYAEG
- the sspI gene encoding small acid-soluble spore protein SspI, yielding MNNLDLRQAIVRRVQNKNGEELTDVIESSIGNDEKTLPGLGVLFEMIWRSSEKPDQERMVGVLYNELNGVDENAPPSPS
- a CDS encoding Gfo/Idh/MocA family protein; translation: MKRVKVGVVGCGNISQIYFTNLKKYDEIDLVAAADIDLERAKQRAEEFGLEKAYTVEQLLADPEIEIVVNLTIPKAHASVCLQALEAGKHVYVEKPLAVTREEGKKVLELAAAKGLRVASAPETFLGGGIQTCRKLIDDGAIGTPVSISGFMLGGGPEGWHPDPEFFYELGGGPMFDMGPYYLTAYITLLGPIRRVTGSAVISYPERTITSEKKNGKVITVETPTHIAGVLDFHSGAVGTLITSFDTKAGTSLPNIEVHGSEGSILVPDPNTFGGPVKVRKLGGEWEEVALTHGNTDNNRGIGVADMARAIVEGRTHRANGAMAYHVLEAMHGFHDASRDGKHYTMESTCERPEAMPVLESEPSL
- a CDS encoding Gfo/Idh/MocA family protein — protein: MNRVKVGIIGCGNISHVYFTNLKKYPEVELVAAADIDIERARSRAQEFNLEKAYTVDELLADPEIEIVVNLTIPKAHASVCLKALEAGKNVYVEKPIVVTREEGQQVLKLAAEKGLRVASAPETFLGGGIQTCRKLIDDGAIGTPVSATGFMLCGGHESWHPDPEFYYEIGGGPMFDMGPYYLTAFVTLLGPIKRVTGSARISHPTRTITSEKKRGKIIEVETPTNITGVLDFENGTIGTLLTSFDAAAGTSLPNIEIHGSEGTLLVPDPNGFGGVVKLRRRGGDWEEIELTHGYTDNNRGIGVADMARAIREGGEHRANGTMAYHVLEAMHGIHDASREGKHYEMHSTCTRPEPMPALEAQSK
- a CDS encoding ThuA domain-containing protein gives rise to the protein MKKALIVWGGWDGHQPKEVAEICEGVLKEEGFDVTVSDTLDAYTDAELMASLDLIVPIWTMGSITQEQLRPLLDTVAAGCGIAGCHGGMGDSFRNDVDYQYMVGGQWVAHPGNDGVIYDVNMVSEDDPLTKGIGDFEVCTEKYYMHVDPAIKVHATTSFGDVLMPIVWTKTWGQGRVYYNSLGHQANIVAMPQTLELMRRGFLWAAK
- a CDS encoding Gfo/Idh/MocA family protein, yielding MSKIRVGMIGYKFMGKAHSNGYRALPMFFPKVVRPEMAVICGRDPVALEQARAQYGWEQAETDWRKLIARDDVDLVDINAPSDAHKEIAIAAAKAGKHIFCEKPLALNLADSIEMLNAAEEAGVKHMVGFNYRFAPAIQLAKKLVTEGRLGEIYHFRGFFLQDWIVDPSFPLVWRLQKDIAGSGAHGDLGAHVIDMARFLVGDIKEVIGMSETFVKERPLEASSSELNTGLSKKADKDAPRGAVTVDDATLFLARFANGALGSIEATRFAPGHRCTNSFEINGSKGSIKFDFERVNELEVFFTDDAADVQGFRRVHATEGAHAYSEAWWPAGHSIGYEHTFTHEFHEFMLAIEEDRQPVPNFVDGVECQAVLEAVDKSIEERRWVSISELR
- a CDS encoding LacI family DNA-binding transcriptional regulator, with product MRRKVAELAGVSEATVSRVLSGADNVKEETARRVMEAANLLGYVPNALAQRFALRRSGNLGVILPMLPKVNLFSTHYFSEVLSGIGITAKQRGYDLLLLFREPHEPRDYASLFRTQKIDGCIVLGAQDVPSERAALRELKDGEFPFCLVNQRFEGEAFSTVDADQRMGSYHAGKHLVKQGYRRIIFLNGPAEYSNSLDRLKGYQQALKEAGLPYKPEHVLVGNYSRKSGYGNSEAVAKLVESGEADAVIAANDRMAIGLMQGLKELGIRIGEHLALVGCDDSDVSRMTEPQLSSIRVPFYEVGCEAASRLLDAMSENESPAPFEIRLPVRLIERASSQVFRETRD